The following is a genomic window from Burkholderia cepacia ATCC 25416.
GACGATGCGCGCGGCCCCCTTCAGCGAATGCGCGGCGCGCATGCATGCCTCGAGCGCGACGGAATCGGGCTCGCCCGATTCGAGCGCGAGCAGCCGTTCGGACAGCGCCTGGGTCTGCGTGCGCGTCTCCTCGCGATACAGCTCGAGCAGCGACAGGTGGCTCAGGTCGTCATCGCCGCTCATCGCATGCTCCGTGTGACTGCGTCGAACAGGCGGTCGTCGTCGAGCAGGCCCACCGACTTCCCGCGCCACGACAGCACGCCGCGCGACAGGCCGGCGCTCGCGCGCCCGACCGTGGCCGGCACGGGCACCCAGTCGGATGCGCCGAAGCGCAGCACGCCCTCGACTTCGTCGACCGGAAACACGACCGGCTCGCCCTGGTGCGCGGCGACCAGCAGCCGCGTGAAGCGGCCGTCGTCACCGCCCTTGCCGCCCTTGCCGACATCGAGTCCGAGCAGCGCGCCGATCGAGATCGCGATGCGCAGCGTGCCGCGGATGTTGACCACGCCGCGCACGGCCGAATTGCGGCGATGCGGCAGCGAATGGATCGGGCGCGTGCCGGCGATCTCGCGCAGCACGCCGATCGGCAGCGCGAGCCATTCGTCGGCCACGCGGAACGCCAGCGCCGC
Proteins encoded in this region:
- a CDS encoding chemotaxis protein CheW — encoded protein: MNRAAAAIDETTIDVDDCWNRIGTRGDRTCERLNECLRCLNCPVYAYHAAKLLERPLDGAEMADATRRMSAPGTPHVRDADADTRHAALAFRVADEWLALPIGVLREIAGTRPIHSLPHRRNSAVRGVVNIRGTLRIAISIGALLGLDVGKGGKGGDDGRFTRLLVAAHQGEPVVFPVDEVEGVLRFGASDWVPVPATVGRASAGLSRGVLSWRGKSVGLLDDDRLFDAVTRSMR